From Brevibacillus marinus, a single genomic window includes:
- a CDS encoding lipase family alpha/beta hydrolase, whose product MRKSLLVTIKKRFSLLVIGTLILSLFPGYVNSKSNDDVVSKQVLNEDGQQTTEMIDPDPLSDTKHNLQVADEKDTDGDGLTDSQETLLGTDLSSEDSDSDGLTDYIEVREYGTSPIESDSDNDGLMDAEEISLETNPFQSDSDGDMLSDYDEVHKFETDPTQSDTDHDKLSDGTEVLFYDTNPNESDEDSDGKLDGEVNRTYTLPENEWGVEGTATGTGDLPMKIVIRETPILLLQQLEAPVSFELLSLDETAHYSISIPLDNDNIDAKGEPILFKYLDGKGQLIPVENQKLNNKQKTLEAEFTGGGSFVVLPKKEWDNVTLTNKHIFKDKYKGQKFKGKAKLIGLPGFEITSEDLNSDGVLVLKKKMKGVKSKSLDNSETETITGTREARYLIDELYESDETTFLTVKAISAESGYQETILIHGWNGDSTTWGLYQDWDNDGRQAEAEQDIAMNNFTKSYYLEGDTEPYSNIDVQFISRINTYTDSGELGAWLVWSAGYTPNKDLFIFEYENDYSVRIAAGHLEDVIEELKDHNIIDGDVNLLAHSMGGLVARYYVENLDGYYNVDRLITLGTPHFGSDLAFWNSDLNRLLSELWNEDVNDGRYMLNGNRGEIAEDWTEYFGIAGVDLGFQAHEEGLEGLYFTGTGVPEDWESWDYYVRYKFQDDYPLSRVDYPVISDNVVPIDSALGSDQDWFDPLPSVLMHKRYIIFHNKYGGHSEMRKYSELRDLIVEILQGDDDGGSPD is encoded by the coding sequence ATGATGTGGTATCAAAGCAAGTATTAAATGAAGATGGACAACAAACTACAGAAATGATTGACCCCGACCCATTATCAGATACGAAACATAACCTTCAGGTTGCTGACGAAAAGGACACCGACGGTGATGGACTGACAGATTCACAAGAAACACTGCTAGGAACTGATCTTTCCTCGGAAGATAGTGATAGTGATGGACTCACAGATTACATTGAAGTCAGAGAATATGGGACTAGCCCGATTGAATCTGACAGCGACAATGATGGATTAATGGATGCTGAAGAGATATCATTAGAAACAAACCCTTTCCAGTCAGATAGTGATGGAGATATGTTGTCTGATTATGACGAGGTACACAAATTTGAGACTGACCCAACTCAATCGGATACAGATCATGATAAACTTTCGGACGGTACCGAAGTTCTATTTTACGACACCAACCCTAACGAATCTGATGAAGATAGTGACGGGAAACTAGATGGTGAAGTTAACCGTACTTACACTTTGCCAGAAAACGAATGGGGAGTAGAAGGTACAGCTACTGGAACTGGAGATTTACCAATGAAAATTGTAATCCGGGAAACGCCGATATTATTACTCCAACAACTAGAAGCACCAGTTTCTTTTGAATTACTAAGCCTTGATGAAACTGCTCATTATAGTATCTCTATTCCTCTGGATAATGATAATATTGACGCAAAAGGTGAACCAATCCTATTCAAATATTTAGACGGCAAGGGCCAACTTATACCCGTAGAGAATCAGAAACTAAACAATAAACAAAAAACCCTTGAAGCAGAGTTTACAGGCGGTGGATCGTTTGTAGTTTTACCTAAAAAAGAGTGGGATAATGTCACTTTAACAAATAAGCACATTTTCAAAGACAAATATAAAGGCCAAAAATTTAAGGGAAAAGCCAAGTTAATTGGGCTACCGGGTTTTGAAATCACCTCCGAGGATCTTAACTCTGATGGAGTATTAGTATTAAAGAAAAAAATGAAAGGTGTGAAGAGTAAAAGTCTTGATAACAGCGAAACTGAAACGATTACTGGTACGCGTGAAGCACGGTACTTAATCGATGAGTTGTATGAAAGTGATGAGACTACTTTTCTTACGGTTAAAGCAATCTCTGCTGAATCCGGATATCAAGAGACAATTTTAATCCACGGGTGGAATGGAGATAGTACTACATGGGGGCTGTATCAGGATTGGGATAACGATGGACGTCAAGCAGAAGCAGAACAAGATATAGCAATGAATAATTTCACCAAAAGTTACTATTTAGAAGGAGACACAGAACCCTACTCAAATATTGATGTTCAATTTATCTCCAGAATCAATACCTATACTGATAGCGGAGAACTTGGGGCATGGTTAGTATGGTCTGCAGGTTACACTCCTAATAAAGATTTGTTTATCTTTGAATATGAAAATGACTATAGTGTTAGAATAGCTGCAGGTCACCTTGAGGATGTGATCGAAGAGTTAAAAGATCATAACATTATTGATGGGGATGTCAACCTTCTAGCACATAGTATGGGAGGATTAGTTGCCCGTTACTATGTCGAAAATTTGGATGGATACTACAATGTTGATCGGCTTATTACTTTAGGAACACCACACTTTGGATCTGACCTAGCATTCTGGAATTCAGATTTAAATCGTTTGTTGAGTGAGCTCTGGAACGAAGACGTAAATGATGGCAGGTATATGTTAAATGGTAATAGGGGAGAAATCGCTGAGGATTGGACGGAATATTTCGGCATAGCAGGTGTCGATTTAGGTTTTCAAGCTCATGAAGAAGGTTTAGAGGGCTTATACTTTACTGGAACCGGAGTACCTGAAGACTGGGAAAGCTGGGACTATTATGTTAGGTATAAATTTCAAGATGATTACCCATTGAGCAGAGTGGATTATCCAGTAATTTCTGACAATGTAGTCCCTATTGATTCAGCACTCGGATCGGATCAAGATTGGTTTGATCCACTACCTTCGGTTTTGATGCATAAAAGATATATCATATTCCATAATAAATATGGTGGACACTCGGAAATGCGAAAATATTCTGAGTTAAGGGATTTAATAGTGGAAATTCTTCAAGGTGACGATGACGGAGGCTCACCAGATTAA
- the hemQ gene encoding hydrogen peroxide-dependent heme synthase — protein MADNEALLTLEGWFSYHDFRTIDWEKWKAASAETRQTALDQLLALMREWQANETAQQGSTATYAMLGHKADLGFMFLRNTMQELNEIKTAFNKTAFADFTRPTYSYISVVELSNYVNNPGEDPKANPQVRERLYPTLPKWQHFCFYPMNKKRSGADNWYMMTMDERRELMRAHGMTGRKYAGKVKQIIGGSVGYDDWEWGVTLFANDPLDLKHIVYEMRFDEVSARFGEFGPFLVGNLLTEQDVPTLLQV, from the coding sequence ATGGCAGACAACGAAGCGCTGCTTACCCTTGAAGGATGGTTTTCCTACCACGATTTTCGCACGATTGACTGGGAGAAGTGGAAAGCTGCTTCCGCCGAGACGCGGCAGACGGCGCTGGATCAGCTGCTCGCGCTGATGCGGGAGTGGCAAGCAAATGAAACGGCGCAGCAGGGCAGCACCGCCACCTACGCAATGCTGGGGCACAAGGCGGACCTCGGCTTTATGTTTCTGCGCAACACCATGCAGGAGCTGAACGAGATCAAAACCGCCTTCAATAAGACGGCGTTTGCCGACTTTACCCGCCCCACGTATTCCTACATCTCCGTGGTGGAACTGAGCAACTACGTCAACAATCCGGGCGAGGACCCGAAAGCCAATCCGCAGGTGCGCGAACGGCTCTACCCGACTCTTCCCAAATGGCAACACTTCTGCTTCTATCCGATGAACAAGAAACGCTCCGGCGCCGACAACTGGTACATGATGACGATGGACGAGCGGCGGGAGCTGATGCGGGCGCACGGGATGACGGGCCGCAAGTACGCGGGCAAAGTCAAGCAGATCATCGGCGGTTCGGTCGGCTACGACGACTGGGAGTGGGGCGTGACGTTGTTTGCCAACGATCCGCTCGATCTGAAGCATATCGTCTACGAAATGCGGTTTGACGAGGTAAGCGCCCGCTTCGGCGAGTTTGGCCCGTTCCTCGTCGGCAACCTGCTGACAGAACAAGATGTGCCGACCTTACTGCAGGTCTAA
- a CDS encoding DsbA family oxidoreductase, giving the protein MIVEIWSDFVCPFCYIGKRRFEAALERFAHKQEVTVVYRSFELDPHAEREQQRDVHDLLAAKYGMSRAQAKAMNEQVAAQARSVGLTYHMDTIIPTNTFDAHRLAHFAARQGKMNEMTERLLRAYFTDSRHIGDQATLAELAAEVGLEQTAAAQVLAGDQFAQEVRRDEEEAARLGIHGVPFFLFNRTYAITGAQPSELFREALEKAWAADRPPTSSNNPEQSAAAACVDGACSPAAPKQEQ; this is encoded by the coding sequence ATGATCGTTGAAATCTGGTCCGATTTTGTCTGTCCGTTTTGCTACATCGGCAAACGTCGGTTCGAGGCTGCTCTCGAGCGGTTTGCGCACAAGCAGGAAGTCACGGTCGTCTACCGCAGCTTTGAGCTTGATCCGCATGCGGAACGGGAGCAACAGCGCGACGTGCATGACCTGCTCGCAGCCAAATACGGCATGAGCCGCGCGCAGGCCAAAGCGATGAACGAACAAGTGGCGGCGCAGGCCCGCAGCGTCGGGCTCACCTACCACATGGACACGATCATTCCCACCAACACCTTTGATGCACACCGCCTGGCGCATTTCGCCGCCCGGCAGGGAAAAATGAACGAGATGACGGAGCGTCTGCTGCGCGCGTACTTCACCGACTCCCGCCATATCGGCGATCAAGCGACGTTGGCCGAGCTGGCCGCCGAGGTCGGCCTGGAGCAAACCGCAGCGGCCCAGGTATTGGCCGGTGACCAGTTCGCACAGGAAGTGCGCCGCGATGAGGAAGAAGCGGCCCGCCTGGGCATTCACGGGGTTCCTTTTTTCCTGTTCAACCGCACCTATGCGATCACCGGCGCTCAGCCGAGCGAGCTGTTCCGGGAAGCCCTGGAAAAAGCGTGGGCAGCGGACCGACCGCCGACCAGTTCCAACAATCCGGAACAGTCGGCAGCGGCCGCCTGCGTGGACGGCGCGTGTTCGCCAGCCGCACCGAAACAGGAACAGTAG
- a CDS encoding VOC family protein has product MEIERIDHLVLTVRNVEQTIRFYTEILGMKAVTFGNNRKALTFGTQKINLHQYGNEFEPKAKQPVPGSADLCLITKTPLHDVHSFLTSKGIAIEEGPVHRTGALGQLVSLYIRDPDQNLIELSNYIMDV; this is encoded by the coding sequence ATGGAAATCGAGCGAATCGACCACTTGGTCCTAACCGTGCGGAACGTGGAACAGACCATCCGCTTTTACACCGAGATCCTGGGAATGAAGGCCGTTACGTTCGGCAACAACAGAAAGGCCCTGACGTTTGGCACGCAAAAAATCAACCTTCACCAATACGGAAATGAATTTGAACCGAAAGCGAAACAACCGGTCCCCGGATCGGCAGATTTATGTTTGATTACCAAAACTCCCCTTCATGACGTGCACAGCTTTTTGACGTCCAAGGGCATCGCGATTGAGGAAGGGCCTGTTCACAGAACGGGAGCGTTAGGCCAGCTGGTTTCCCTCTATATCAGGGACCCCGATCAAAACCTGATTGAATTGTCCAATTACATAATGGATGTTTAA
- a CDS encoding efflux RND transporter periplasmic adaptor subunit: protein MTKKKWFAIGGLALVLVAGWAGWQFFRPQEKAVDAEQALPDFPTVQVERGEVKKTIYATGTIAAKAREEIKPELSGKIEQIYVSEGQQVKAGDPLFLIDSSESVLEYQKQEINVTRLQQEIAELRQRKPEIYSDAEGIVAEVLVKPGDEVTKETVVAKLSNPDKLKLRGSFGAGQITYFQEGMQVSVFLTGSLVYLPATVVKVDRKGRATSEGGIMYQVEVLLDNPGAIHPSERGMIHYQTPEGLIVNSWDTSQFEMLDDIELKAGTVGKISSVLIDADDSVKKGQLLAKVDLADTDLEIREKELALKESQLILEQKKTDVSKAQVVAPISGQVTDVAIKAGERIDTGKTAMVIMDLSAVYMEASVDEVDIPYIQVGQPVDVYVTAYGSEVFPGEVAEVPQEGVSKDNSVRFTVKVLVKDGAKMKHGMTGDCDIVVNRQENVPRLPYHVVEIIEEGKGTVMVKNPETGEPMPKEVEIGVEGTDFVEIKSGLQPGDEVLIMNGGGMEFAG, encoded by the coding sequence ATGACGAAGAAAAAATGGTTTGCGATCGGCGGGCTTGCCCTCGTCCTGGTTGCAGGGTGGGCCGGTTGGCAGTTTTTCCGGCCGCAGGAAAAAGCGGTTGATGCCGAGCAGGCGCTGCCCGATTTTCCGACGGTACAGGTTGAACGGGGCGAAGTGAAAAAAACGATCTACGCCACCGGCACCATCGCGGCGAAGGCGAGGGAGGAGATCAAGCCGGAATTGAGCGGCAAGATCGAGCAAATCTATGTCAGCGAAGGACAGCAGGTAAAGGCGGGCGACCCTCTCTTTCTGATCGACAGTTCGGAAAGCGTCCTGGAGTATCAGAAGCAGGAGATCAACGTCACGCGGCTGCAGCAGGAAATCGCCGAATTGCGGCAACGAAAACCGGAAATCTATTCCGATGCCGAGGGGATCGTCGCGGAAGTGCTGGTGAAACCGGGCGATGAGGTGACCAAGGAGACGGTCGTCGCCAAATTGTCCAACCCGGACAAGTTGAAGCTGCGGGGTTCGTTCGGCGCCGGTCAGATTACATACTTCCAGGAAGGGATGCAGGTCAGCGTCTTTTTAACCGGATCGCTCGTCTATCTGCCGGCTACCGTGGTCAAGGTGGATCGGAAAGGGCGCGCCACCAGTGAAGGCGGCATCATGTACCAGGTGGAAGTGCTGCTGGACAACCCCGGTGCGATCCACCCTTCGGAAAGGGGGATGATCCATTACCAGACCCCGGAAGGCCTGATCGTGAACAGTTGGGACACGAGCCAGTTTGAAATGCTGGACGACATCGAGCTGAAGGCCGGGACCGTGGGGAAAATCAGCAGCGTGTTGATCGATGCGGACGATTCGGTAAAGAAGGGGCAGCTACTGGCCAAAGTGGACCTGGCCGACACCGATCTGGAAATCAGGGAAAAGGAACTGGCGCTGAAAGAGTCCCAGCTCATTTTGGAACAGAAAAAAACCGACGTGTCCAAAGCGCAGGTCGTCGCGCCGATCAGCGGACAGGTTACCGACGTGGCGATCAAAGCGGGAGAGCGGATTGACACCGGCAAAACGGCGATGGTTATCATGGATCTGTCCGCCGTCTACATGGAAGCAAGCGTGGACGAAGTGGATATTCCCTACATTCAGGTAGGCCAGCCGGTCGATGTGTACGTGACCGCATACGGCAGCGAGGTCTTCCCGGGAGAAGTGGCGGAAGTGCCGCAAGAGGGAGTCAGCAAAGACAACTCGGTTCGCTTTACAGTGAAGGTGCTGGTCAAGGACGGCGCAAAGATGAAGCACGGGATGACGGGCGACTGCGACATCGTCGTCAACCGGCAGGAGAACGTTCCGCGCCTGCCCTATCATGTGGTGGAAATCATCGAGGAAGGCAAAGGAACGGTGATGGTGAAAAATCCGGAAACGGGCGAACCGATGCCCAAAGAGGTGGAGATTGGCGTGGAGGGCACCGATTTCGTGGAGATCAAAAGCGGCCTTCAGCCCGGGGACGAAGTGCTGATAATGAACGGCGGCGGGATGGAGTTCGCAGGCTAA
- a CDS encoding ABC transporter permease, giving the protein MKLIDSLRLVWRNLWRMKLRTILTSIGVMIGTAAIVAMISLSIGLRDNAVKSLENFGNLTEMEVQPAFLMPDMQTPIPPEQQKKLNWDAVHELKQVPGVQAVMPMKQLQAEGELKVGRLEGHLQLIGVDVREALVFKGREVEKGEFLNGPKNEIVISYDVLRRLRDVEREKREARLRKQNPNQGMQPPFFADSPGGEGNLRNVVGMTGSLVVTRQITDENDVPKFEKKEVRVRIVGQLKQEENRYYGGSIAYVPLELVEELNNWANPQREAGQARDRTRTEQSAEQFDSITVKVESREKVESAVQLIKQLGYDIWSPASALEEINRFFFIVQMILGGIAAVSLLVASIGIINTMIMSILERTKEIGIMKVLGATVYNIRWLFLIESGAIGLIGGIAGLGIAYAAVSALNYLAANNPEMNLFGGGPGPEEAVTQLAVIPIWLAWFAILFAFVIGLLAGIFPAFRASRLSALEAIRSQ; this is encoded by the coding sequence ATGAAGCTGATTGATTCGCTCCGCCTGGTCTGGCGCAACCTGTGGCGGATGAAACTGCGCACCATCTTGACGTCGATCGGCGTCATGATCGGCACGGCCGCAATCGTGGCGATGATTTCGCTCAGCATCGGGCTGCGCGACAATGCGGTCAAGAGTTTGGAGAATTTCGGCAATCTAACGGAAATGGAAGTGCAGCCGGCCTTCCTGATGCCGGACATGCAGACGCCGATTCCCCCCGAACAGCAGAAAAAACTGAACTGGGATGCGGTACACGAACTGAAGCAGGTGCCGGGGGTTCAGGCGGTGATGCCGATGAAACAGCTTCAGGCGGAAGGGGAACTGAAGGTGGGCCGCCTGGAAGGTCACCTCCAGCTAATCGGGGTAGACGTCCGCGAGGCGCTGGTCTTCAAAGGCAGAGAGGTGGAGAAAGGGGAATTCCTCAACGGGCCCAAAAACGAAATCGTCATCTCTTACGACGTATTGCGCCGGCTGCGGGACGTGGAAAGGGAAAAACGCGAGGCGCGGCTGCGCAAGCAAAACCCGAACCAGGGCATGCAGCCCCCCTTCTTTGCGGACAGCCCGGGCGGAGAAGGCAATCTCCGCAACGTGGTCGGCATGACCGGCTCCTTGGTGGTGACCCGGCAGATCACCGATGAAAACGACGTGCCCAAGTTCGAGAAAAAAGAAGTGCGGGTGCGCATCGTCGGACAGTTGAAACAGGAAGAAAATCGCTACTACGGCGGGTCCATCGCCTACGTTCCGCTGGAGCTGGTGGAAGAGTTGAACAACTGGGCCAATCCGCAGCGGGAAGCAGGCCAAGCGCGGGACCGCACGCGGACGGAACAGTCGGCGGAGCAGTTCGACTCGATCACGGTGAAAGTGGAGTCGCGGGAGAAAGTGGAGTCGGCGGTGCAATTGATCAAACAGCTGGGGTATGACATTTGGTCGCCCGCCAGCGCGTTGGAAGAAATCAACCGGTTTTTCTTCATCGTGCAGATGATCCTTGGCGGAATCGCAGCCGTTTCTCTGCTGGTCGCCTCGATCGGAATCATCAATACGATGATCATGTCCATTTTGGAGCGGACCAAGGAGATCGGCATCATGAAAGTGCTCGGCGCGACCGTCTACAACATCCGCTGGCTGTTTTTGATCGAATCGGGCGCGATTGGCCTGATCGGCGGCATCGCCGGCCTGGGAATTGCTTACGCGGCGGTTTCCGCGCTGAATTACCTCGCTGCCAACAACCCGGAAATGAACCTGTTTGGCGGCGGTCCGGGGCCTGAGGAAGCGGTCACCCAGCTCGCGGTGATTCCCATCTGGTTGGCCTGGTTCGCCATTTTATTCGCTTTTGTGATCGGGCTGCTGGCCGGGATCTTCCCGGCGTTTCGCGCCTCGCGTTTGAGCGCTTTGGAAGCGATCCGGTCACAGTAG
- a CDS encoding ABC transporter ATP-binding protein, with protein sequence MTNKLGELTVEGVNHSYSSGKLKLPVLFDISLHIKAGEFVALCGSSGSGKTSLLNLLAGLTKPEQGKIWVSGQEISSLNENKLCVFRRNYLGFVFQSFNLLPNLTALENVELPLVFAGEKKRIRRQRAEQMLELVGLADRIHHKPNELSGGQQQRVSIARALVNKPSIVLADEPTGNLDSVTELEILQLMRSLNREHGTTFVIVTHDDQVAQQSDRIIFLKDGRIIDERQSARAGSEMKVMSHEAD encoded by the coding sequence ATGACGAATAAGCTCGGGGAGCTGACCGTTGAAGGGGTGAACCACAGTTACAGCAGCGGCAAACTGAAGCTGCCCGTGCTGTTTGACATCTCGCTGCACATCAAGGCGGGGGAATTCGTCGCCCTCTGTGGTTCTTCCGGTTCCGGCAAAACCAGCCTGTTAAACCTGCTGGCGGGGCTGACCAAACCGGAACAGGGGAAAATATGGGTCAGCGGCCAGGAGATTTCCAGTCTGAATGAAAACAAGCTGTGTGTCTTTCGCCGCAATTATCTGGGTTTTGTGTTTCAATCGTTCAACCTGCTGCCGAACTTGACCGCGCTGGAAAATGTGGAACTGCCGCTGGTGTTCGCCGGCGAAAAAAAGCGGATTCGCCGCCAGCGGGCCGAACAAATGCTGGAGTTGGTCGGCTTGGCAGACCGGATTCACCACAAGCCGAACGAACTGAGCGGCGGCCAGCAGCAGCGGGTCAGCATCGCCCGTGCGCTCGTCAACAAACCGAGCATTGTCCTGGCGGACGAGCCGACCGGGAACCTGGACAGCGTGACCGAGCTGGAGATCCTGCAGCTGATGCGCTCCTTGAACCGGGAACACGGTACCACGTTTGTCATCGTCACCCACGATGATCAGGTCGCGCAGCAGTCGGACCGGATCATTTTTCTCAAGGACGGGAGAATCATTGACGAACGGCAATCCGCGCGGGCGGGAAGCGAAATGAAGGTGATGAGCCATGAAGCTGATTGA
- a CDS encoding thiamine pyrophosphate-dependent enzyme, with the protein MAIDLSQETKKGRVEQKTVYESGNEMAAYAAHQINYHIMGYFPISPSTEVAQFLDLMKANGQHDIVLIPGDGEHGSAGICYGASTAGGRVFNATSANGFLYMLEQLPVQSGTRFPMVMNLVCRSVSGPLDIHGDHSDLYFALNIGWPILMCRDPQAVYDMNIMALKLAEDPEVRLPVLVASDGYFTSHQKRRVQVFANREDVQAFIGPKPPQGFPDTLDRNNPITVGPYMNEPDFINNRYQLSVAMYNAERVYDRIRREYAELTGRDYPILDLYRMEDAEVAVFLLNSASEIVKDVVDQLRAKGIKAGSISPNMIRPFPQKAIAEALKNVKAVTVGDRADSYGGHGGNMANEVKAALFTHGNRHTMVISRVYGLGGKDFYAEDGHHFFQLALDAVAKGKVEVPFDYYGHTPGDAQKAPKRVLNPLKYEDLKTGLITVKPNEETGKLDVRIPPLRALTKKPKRLAPGHGACPGCGIFSGLELFFKGIEGDIVALFQTGCAMVVTTGYPYSAHKATYIHNLFQNGAATLSGVVEMFWERKRRGELDHLNLQDDFTFVMVTGDGGMDIGMGPAIGAALRNHKMIIIEYDNEGYMNTGAQLSYSTPLGHRTSTSNVGSHQGGKLFHHKDTPQIMAATNIPYVFTGAEAFPQDLVKKAAKAQWYAQNVGMVYGKILITCPLNWLSEEQQGTKILEGAVNSCFFPLYEVEQGVTTITYNPEEKNKKIPLADWLQMMGKTRHMGKPEYAEALREFEREVERRWTILKAKHEHPCL; encoded by the coding sequence GTGGCGATTGACCTGTCGCAAGAGACCAAAAAGGGAAGGGTAGAGCAGAAGACCGTTTACGAGTCCGGCAACGAAATGGCGGCCTACGCCGCGCACCAGATCAACTACCACATCATGGGCTACTTCCCGATTTCCCCCTCCACGGAAGTGGCGCAGTTCCTCGACTTGATGAAAGCCAACGGCCAGCACGACATTGTGCTCATCCCGGGGGACGGCGAACACGGCTCTGCGGGGATCTGTTACGGCGCTTCGACAGCCGGCGGACGCGTCTTTAATGCCACCAGCGCCAACGGCTTCCTCTACATGCTGGAACAGCTGCCCGTTCAGTCCGGAACGCGCTTTCCCATGGTCATGAACCTGGTCTGCCGCTCCGTCTCCGGGCCGCTGGACATTCACGGCGACCACTCCGATCTCTACTTCGCGCTGAACATCGGCTGGCCGATCCTGATGTGCCGCGATCCGCAGGCCGTCTACGACATGAACATCATGGCGCTCAAACTGGCCGAAGATCCGGAGGTCCGGCTGCCTGTGCTGGTCGCTTCAGACGGCTACTTCACCTCGCACCAGAAGCGGCGCGTGCAGGTGTTCGCCAACCGCGAAGACGTGCAGGCCTTTATCGGACCCAAGCCGCCGCAGGGCTTCCCCGATACGCTGGACCGCAACAACCCGATTACCGTCGGCCCTTACATGAATGAGCCCGATTTTATCAACAACCGGTACCAGCTGTCGGTGGCGATGTACAACGCGGAACGGGTCTACGACCGGATCCGCCGGGAGTATGCCGAATTGACCGGGCGCGACTATCCGATCCTCGACCTGTACCGCATGGAAGATGCGGAAGTGGCGGTCTTCCTGCTGAACTCCGCCTCGGAGATCGTCAAGGACGTCGTAGACCAACTGCGGGCCAAGGGAATCAAGGCGGGCTCGATTTCTCCCAACATGATTCGCCCCTTCCCGCAAAAGGCGATTGCCGAAGCGCTGAAAAACGTGAAGGCGGTGACGGTCGGCGACCGCGCCGATTCGTACGGCGGCCACGGCGGCAACATGGCCAACGAAGTGAAGGCGGCGTTGTTTACGCACGGAAACCGGCACACCATGGTGATCAGCCGGGTGTACGGGTTGGGCGGCAAAGACTTTTACGCCGAAGACGGCCACCACTTCTTCCAGCTGGCGCTGGATGCGGTAGCAAAAGGCAAGGTGGAAGTGCCGTTCGACTACTACGGTCACACGCCGGGAGATGCCCAGAAAGCGCCCAAACGGGTTCTCAACCCGCTGAAGTACGAAGATCTGAAGACGGGTCTGATCACCGTCAAACCGAACGAAGAGACGGGCAAGCTGGACGTGCGCATTCCGCCGCTGCGCGCTCTCACCAAAAAACCGAAACGGCTGGCCCCCGGTCACGGCGCCTGTCCCGGGTGCGGCATCTTCTCCGGCCTGGAGCTGTTCTTCAAAGGCATCGAGGGCGATATCGTCGCTTTGTTCCAAACCGGCTGCGCGATGGTGGTCACGACCGGCTACCCCTACTCGGCGCATAAAGCCACCTACATTCACAACCTGTTCCAGAACGGTGCCGCCACCCTGTCCGGCGTCGTGGAGATGTTCTGGGAGCGGAAGCGAAGAGGGGAGCTGGATCACCTCAATCTGCAGGACGACTTTACGTTCGTCATGGTAACCGGCGACGGCGGGATGGACATCGGCATGGGGCCGGCCATCGGAGCCGCTCTGCGCAACCACAAAATGATCATCATCGAATACGACAACGAAGGCTACATGAACACCGGCGCCCAGCTTTCCTACTCGACACCGCTGGGACACCGGACCTCGACGTCCAACGTCGGTTCGCATCAGGGCGGCAAGCTGTTCCACCACAAGGACACGCCGCAAATCATGGCCGCCACCAACATCCCGTACGTCTTCACGGGGGCGGAAGCGTTTCCGCAGGACCTGGTCAAGAAAGCGGCGAAAGCGCAGTGGTACGCGCAAAACGTGGGGATGGTCTACGGCAAGATTCTCATCACCTGTCCGCTGAACTGGCTTTCCGAGGAACAGCAGGGCACGAAAATCCTGGAGGGTGCCGTCAATTCCTGTTTCTTCCCGCTGTATGAAGTGGAACAGGGCGTCACGACGATCACCTACAACCCCGAAGAGAAAAACAAGAAAATCCCGCTTGCCGATTGGCTGCAGATGATGGGGAAAACCCGCCACATGGGGAAACCCGAATACGCCGAGGCGCTGCGGGAATTCGAGCGCGAGGTGGAGCGCCGCTGGACGATCCTCAAAGCCAAGCACGAACACCCCTGTTTGTAA